The Vitis vinifera cultivar Pinot Noir 40024 chromosome 18, ASM3070453v1 region tttatttttaaaatggtaaacaaaataagaaagaaaatcctaaatgtgactccttattttggaaaatgtgatctgtgaaaaatcggatcaaggctcgggggtcaggttattTATCGGGAaagtacggtaaagaccgtagcacccctctaagtccctaaaaacgggtctctactaaaatgaagctgacatggcaatcgaCAAGAAAAGCAATGAATACCGACATAATCACATATTGAAAGCCAAAACATATATGGATGATGGTCAGAGTGAGAAAAGATGCAtacctgatcagcaaacggcaacgcgctatcataaaatggggttagtgcataataataaacataaaatatgtcACTCATATCACCAAACAAGAGGAAAAACCACCAGTAGCACGCATGACatttcattcaaattcatttttattttaatgaaaatttatttgatgttagGCCCCCACCAAACcccattttattttgcatgaattaattctaatAACTCCAATATTCAGAATTACGGGATTAAATTCacgcttattttaaaacattttagaaacatggaagttatgaaaattacataccgaagaaaatggcagcaaatattttattggaaaaatggatttttagaaagtaagaaaaaatgctaaggatgaaaaatggaaaagtcaaaatatattttcaaaattaaaaaattgtgaaatgaaaaaaaaaatggcacgTGGCCCAAAATGGGTCATGCATAGGTTCCTCTCCACATACCATGCACCACCAGTATATTCCTTTGATGATTCAAGCTTTGCCACCATGCAGTGTTTCCTTCTCATCTATGGCTACAACAAGCTTGCCCTCTGCCAACTCATAAGCCAGAATAAGAGCCCCAAGCTGCCTCTGCAGTTTCTTTACAACAAACACTTCTGACCCCTTACATATGCTCACTAGAGTACCTTCCTGCCAAGTTTACCTGTCTTGCCAGCTCAATGTGCATAGTGAATTGAGTTTGTGGGTAAGTACAGATTAACCACATGTCCACATTCGAACATATCCAAACCCCTGGCAGAAAGCTCATTTGTCACTAGAACCCTTACTTCCTCATTCTAGAATTTCTTCAAAGTTGTTAATCTGGCAAACTTATCGAGATCCCCAAGTAACTTTGCTGCTTTCATCTCATGAGCCTCTAGTTTGAGGATAGCATACTTCAGCTGCTTAGTGTGATTCATATAAGCTATCACATAATTGGCATTGGATTCATGAACGCGCTTTCTCAATGTATCGACCTTGTGCTGCAATTTTGTGACACAAAAATAACGTTTCGAAACTGGTGGAGGACCCTCTGCTGTTGCCTAAGTCTACAAGCTTGACCTTAAACTTGAAGCGGATATAGGCCCTAACGAATTAACAGGTCCAGTAGGTAGAGACTTGAGTGAGATTACACTCTTGAACAAACAGTGGGTTACTCCTCCAACTCCTTTGAGATTTAACATTTCAAATTGTTCGTCAATTGTTTCACCTCTCTCCAGGCCAACATACACAACAAtcaatttacaatattttatttcttcctcAGTCTGTATACACACATCATCCTCTTCATGGACCTATTCAACCTCGAGAGGATTTCGACCAAGTACACATTTGAACCCATTCCAAAATAACCCTTTTTCCAGGTAATCTCTTGACAGTGCTGGAAGCATATCAACTCTCGTATTTGCACAACGCGAATCAAATTGAAACTCTTATTCTCTTCATTCCGCACCTAAAATTGTCACcttttgaagaatttgaagaaaaatatgaaggaatttgaagacaaaatatggaggaacacctcaattcattctgtgatacattcctttacaatgaatgaaagcataaataaatagcctacggatatgagacaattccggaatggaatttcccttacatggaaagtgaataaactcttacatgggaattaaataaactactcttacatggaaagtaaataaactactcttacatagaaagtgaataaactactcttacatggaaagtgaataaactaccttgctagaattattcctaaatcaattataataaaggctgtacattacactaattagggaagtaaacagaggatgttggcttgatttccaacactccccctcaagccgcgttgtagatgttgatcattccaagtttttctgtcagatcttcgaagttaactcgagtaagagcttttgtgagaatgtcagccgtttgacagtttgtcggagtgtagctgactttgaaaactccttcttcaatcttttccttgataaagtgtcgatctatctccacgtgcttagttcgatcatgatgaaccggattcttagcgatactgatggcagcttgattgtcgcagtataacaccatgggatgcttcaatggaacccgtaattcttctaacagcctgttcaaccagattccctcgcagataccttgtgccatagcacgaaattctgcctcagcactgctacgggctaccactgactgtttcttgcttcgccatgtaaccaagttcccccagacaaatgaacaatagcctgaagttgatctccgatcagtcactgaacctgcccaatctgcatctgaaaaaatttcaatctctttctttgttgttctttgaaagaagaggccctttcccggtgtcatcttgaggtatctcaatattctgatcacagcagtcatgtgttttttggttggattattcatgaattgacttaccacactaacggagaagccgatgtctggccttgtatgagaaagatagatgagtttccccacaagacgttgatatcttcctttatcaactggcgcacttccatcactttcttccagTTTGACAGTTGAACCCATAGGCGTTTCTGCCGGCTTGCATCCTAGCATTCCTGtttcattcaataagtccagaacgtatttgcgttgtgagactgctatacctttctttgacctagcaatctccattccgagaaagtacttgaggtttccaagatccttgatctcaaattcctttgtcagtaattttttaagtaagtcaattttctcttcatgatcacctgtcaaaattatgtcgtccacatatacaatgataaTTGCCAGTTTCCCTTCTGGGAAGTGTTTCACGAATAATGTGTGATCGGATTGACATTGAACGAATCCGTACCTtttcactaccttagtgaaccgttcaaaccaggccctgggagattgtttgagaccatacaaggattttcggagtctgcaaaccttgttgaaatttgatgtcgtctcaagtccagcaggaatgtccatgtaaacttcttcctctaagtcaccattgaggaatgcattcttcacatcaagttggtgaagtgaccaatcgagattagctgccaaggataaaagtacacgaacagtattgagcttggcaactggagcaaaagtttcttgatagtcaatgccataggattgggtgaatcctttggcgaccaaccgagccttatacctgtccacattaccatctgccttgtactttactgtgaaaatccacttacacccaactggtttcttaCCTCTTGGGAGGTCAGTAATTTCTCacgtaccattcttttccagcgcccgaacttcctcatcgactgccgccttccacttaggatacttgaaagcttcatgaatattctgaggaacttgtatctctgtgatgctagaagtgaatgcacgaaacgtaggtgatagcttatcataagaaataaaatttccaatgggatgctgagtgcatgatctaactcctttcctccaagctatgggcatattaagaatatcattttctaactcggaatcaacagtaccatcaggagcgttgttacctggaagtttgcttggattaggacccggttctgcctcatgggtttgttgagaaagtgctctttcctccgtttcctcttggatgtgctccttatcccacaagtcaacaatggactcgggttgattaaatgactctggaggaatgtgattttcagtggtgatgggtgactcactgaatgactcaagatcccaaaattgatattcctgagttgaattctccccctgaatatcgtttttgggatagtaaggctgggtttcaaaaaaggtgacatccattgaattgtagaattttcttgtgaccggagagtaacacttataccctttttgatttgaagaatacccaagaaagatgcacttgagtgacctaggatcaagtttacttctatgttgttgattgatatgaacaaagacagagcacccgaaaattttgggtgggacgGTGGAGATGAGACGAGTAGTCAGAAAGGATTTTAGGAGAGTTTGACaaggtgtttggaattttagtaccctagacggcatcctattgatgaggtaggctgccgtaaggacagcttgcccccagaataattttggaacattcatggagaacattagtgatctagccacctctaacaaatgcctatttttcctttcagcgattctgttttgttgtggggtatcaacacatgaacttaagtgaactatcccttcttgtgctagaaattctcctagaatggagttgaaataatccctagcattatcagactttagaatttgtatttttgactggaattgggtctgaatcatatttttaaaatttttgaaaatttgactcctttcagatttttctttcatgaggaatacccaagttaatctagtgtgatcatctatgaatgagacaaaccacctagtaccagttacattttttattcttgacggaccccagatatcgctatgaatcattgagaatggactagactctttatagggttgaatgggaaaatgagactggacttgctttgataattgacagatttcacactcaaaggattgtggatttttattaaataatgaaggaaataaatacttgagatacataacatttgaatgacctaagcgatagtgccacaacctaattgcactatcgttattttgacatgaaaccgaaaaagaattactaccaactgtcatttgaggttgttcttgtggatcgtggcgctccttaaggatgtagagtccagagcattcctcagcattgccaatcgtcttccccgaatccaaatcctgaaattcacagtgagtggaggaaaaattagtaatacacctcttttccttagtgagtttactaattgacaatagattacagtccaagttaggaacaaggagaacagagttgagagtaagatcccttgatagcacaactgaacctgttccggcaacctttgatagtgaaccatctgctattcggactgttaaattatttggacatgagctatatgtatcaaaaattgtcgcatctcccgtcatatgatcagatgctcctgagtccactatccaaggttttttacgtttcttaccagcagtgaaggcactcaaaaaattacctttgtgaGCCAAGGTTCCGGAACCAATGACCTGGTTGGAAGATGAGCCAGTTTGTGACTGTACTGACAAAAGAGGAGACAGTAGTTTCTGAAGCATCTCCATTTGCTCCTTATTAAAAGGGCTAGCTTCAGGTTGTGGTGATTGTTCATCGGTAGCCACATGATTGCCTCGTCCTTCTTTCTCAAGTGGTTGACATGGCTTCCAATCTACTAGCTTTCCATGAATCTTCCAGCAAGTTTCTCTTGAGTGTCCCGGCTTTCTGCAATGATCACACCAAGGTCTAcctcctttaattttttgacGGTTGTCAAAAGGAGCGAATTGAGTCTTAAGAGCCGAGCTTTCTGCCATATTCAGTTGTTGATGGGATCccatcatgagatttttccGACTTTCTTCGCGACGGACTTCAGAGAATGCCTCTCTGAGGCTAGGTAGGGGTTTTACTCCCATGATTcttcctctaatttcatcaagatttttgttcaaacctaacaaaaatttaaacacaTGTTTCCCTTCGACAatctttttatacaaaaaaccaTCTGTAACACAATTCCAGTTATGAACCTCAAACGTATCAAGTTGACGCCATAGACGAGTAAGAGTATTGAAATATTCAGTTACTGTAAGGTTTCCTTGACGCAAATCGTTGAGGATGCCTTCAATCTGGATGATTTCAGATGTGTTTTCCTTGTCTGAGAAAGTTTCTTTTGCAGTGTCCCAGATTTCTTTGGCAGTATCAAATGAcagaaaattttcaccaatGTCAGCGGTCATAGAGTTGACTAGCCAGGACATGACCATATTATTTTCTGCTATCCACTTTTTGTAGGTTGATGCTGTGGTTTCTGGTGCCGCCGAAGCTCCGGTGATGTAGTCATCTTTCTCCTTTCCCCGTATAAACATTAATATGGACTGAGACCATTGCAAATAATTTTGCCCATTCAGTTTATGGGTTGTGATTGGAAGATGAGAGGTTTCCATCTGATGAGaggatgaagacgatgagatgATGATATCAGAAGTAGAGGATGATGAGTTGGTAGCCATTCCAAAGGCTGGACCGTATTTAGGCATAAATTAGAAGAATAGAATTGAGTAAAAACTGACTaaagatgaagacgatgagacaggattaaacctgctctgataccatgaagaatttgaagaaaaatatgaaggaatttgaagacaaaatatggaggaacacctcaattcattctgtgatacattcctttacaatgaatgaaagcataaataaatagcctacggatatgagacaattccggaatggaatttcccttacatggaaagtgaataaactcttacatgggaattaaataaactactcttacatggaaagtaaataaactactcttacatggaaagtgaataaactaccttgctagaattattcctaaatcaattataataaaggctgtacattacactaattagggaagtaaacagaggatgctggcttgatttccaacaccTTTCTATCAGCTACGAGCTTCCTCGCCTCAAGGTATATAACCTCAGGCTCATTCAGCTTTTCAAAAAGTTGCACTGAAAATCCCTGTTCATCATCTCACCAATGTTCCCATTTGGACAAATCAAACAAAGAGAAAACTCCTTTGAAGACGCCGCATCTCGTGGAGCCGAATAAAAGTAGTGTGACAAGTCTCTATCGTCATCTCTATGTCTTCGACAAATACCATCCAATGGAACTAAACCCATGACTTGAGCTCTAGACGTTGGACCCATGAATGAACCATCGGATGAAAGACATTAGGACGGACATAAGTAAGGATTATATGGGAGAGATTAGTGATTCgaatgaaaatgatgaactTGCCAACGATGCAATCAAAGGAGATATCTAAATCAGACGACCTGGCGTGCTATGATTGGAGATCCCAAAACTTGGTAAGGTTGCAGCTCGGAGGAACGGGATTGCTGATGAGTGGAAATACGAAAGAAGAGCATGGGATTAAGTACTTCAGAGATCTCAAAATCTCTCTAACACTCAGCGTATTTACCACGTCGCTATCTAATCCACGAGTCAAAAATTCTGCATGCTAAGGCGTGTTCGGAGCAGCAAAACGTAACAAAGCTTGATAATCTATATTTATTGCCCAGAAATCAGTGTCCTACAATACGCTTTCAATTATCCGATTAATGGCATGGTCGTTTTCATCACTGACACCCACGACCTTTCAATCTCAGGTGATCCTATGAGCGCAAGTGAATAGCATACAATGAATCGGCATCATTCCAAAGACTTCCTCTCATATTTTAGAGGAAAGAAAACACTTCTGACGAGCGGCTGAAGAGAGTGTCTTGTAGGAGGATTCAACAGAAATAAAGGTGGAGGATGAGATGAGGTTATTGGAGTTAGTGAGATCGAGGGTAGCCATGCACAGTAGGACTTTATGTGTATGGAAggtgaaagaaataaaataagagcaAGGTGGGTAATATGGTGGGGAAGATGATAAACTGAATGGAATGAGGATGTAATGGTGATCCAACCCCGTGGGTATGAGGGATAGGAATTTGTGGGGAAGAAATGTAGAAACAAGTAGGTACGAAAGATACGGATTGAGAGTGATGAAGACTAGTGAGACATATGAGTTAGGTTGGTAAGAAAGATAAAGGGATGAATATGGTAATGGGTATAACGAATTGGTGAGTTTATGTGGGATAAACTGTGGGTGACAATTATGATAGGTACGAACGGTGTGTAATGGAATGTAAGTGGTTGGAGGAATGCGTAATGGATGTTAGTGTGGCCATGTATGGCCATGCAAAAGTTGAGGGAATGGGTTTAAAGGACATTTGAAAAATGGGTAAGTGGTGTAGAGAGAAAGGTGGTAAGAAAAATGGGTAAGTTGGGTATTGGAGGATGGTGATATGCATGGGGGTATGGGATGAGATGTGGGTTTCAAGAGTGGCTCAccaaaaggtggccatgcatggcatACTAGAGATGAGGCAAAGGGTCGGTGGATCTGATGTGAACCGGAGCAAGGGGGTGCACCCATGATTCTGTGGAGCCAGGTAGCAGCTTCATTTATAAACCGGTGAGTTACAAACCGAGTTCTTCAAGTTCCCACATTGTAGTGCGGTATTCAATTGATCCTCTAGTGAGATTGGTAAAGACGGTAACTTCAAAAGAAAGTAGAGACATTATATGGACTTCAAAAGCTCTCCTATAACCAATCCTCATTGTGTGCAGTGGCTACCACCCTGGCAGAACGCAGCAAATGGCTCCCTCAGCAACCCATCACATGAGGGCTCACATGTACTTCCATCAATGGAGGTTCCATCAGCAAAGATAACCTCAGATATGTATATCCAGGAGTGGAACCCACGACTGGTCTGGTGAATGAACCTACTGGGGAGCTTCTTTATAAGCTTCACAGAAAGCAAGAAGACGCTCTCAGGTTCCAAGTTGTACTGTATCATGTCGTGGTGCTCTAGGAGGTGGCCAAAACCTTAAAACCTTTAGAAGTCATGACCTCCACAATCAAAAAGCTCCCCTTCATTGCCTCCCCAGCCATTTGCGGTGAAATGAACAACCTCTGAAAGAAAGTTTGCACAATATCCCCTAGGGTTGAACCACAATCCATCCCAAGCCCTGGTGCAGAGAAACGAGTTGTTGTTgcttttatctatttttcttttccatagcAAATATCCACCGTGACCAAGCAGTTTGGATTTTGCATCTTGATCATCTTTATTGCTCTTATTGTCTCCATCTATGCTTAAATTGCGGCACCATGAATATCAGCAAGACCTCTGTAGTACACACTTTGTTTGAGGATTCAAAGCGCCCATAAGTGCATCCCAGTCAAGCAACCACCCCATCCTTGCAGGGAAACAGGGGCATACTGCAGTAAATGTATTGGCTCTATGGTCATTGCAGTCAAAGGAGAGGATCATGTCGTTAATTCCTTTTAAGGTCATAGTCGTTGCCGATACACCATCAGATTGATGAGATTCAAACCCCTTGAAGACACTGTCATATTCCCTTCAATTGGCTTTCATTTCCACAACAAGAACTCTGAGGCTTACAATACCAGATTGTCAGCAAAGAGAGTCGCTTCAACAGTAAGATCATCAAATTCGGGACATCTTGTGCCAAATCCTGAAGTCGACTCCTCACATCCCTTGGTTGAGTTTAGGCAGCTCCTCAGACGGAGAACACATTCCTTACTCCCTCAGGCAGAGGTGAGAAAACTGACACGCACCATGGGCGAGGTACCAAGAACAGGGGAAAACAGCCAAAACAGAGCACCAATAATAGGAGCAAAACGAACCCATACAAGCCTCATTTCATTTATCAGTCAATGAACTTAAATGCAGGGGTGATCCAAAATGGGTTCCAAGTAAGTTTCAAAGAGAGATCATATCGTGATGGCCAACAactcacaaaagaaaaaaaaaactcaaggcAACACCCAAAAAATAGATTAGAAATCAAACACAACATGAGTGTGAGCAAACTCTGATATCAGAATAGAATCTCATAAGAGTcaaaaaacacaataaaaatgGCATGAACACCAAAGGATTAGTAGCTTATAGAAATAATACCTGAGTAGTCTTCTTTCAAGATGATTCCTCTGCGTGTTTCCTCCTATCTCTGACCAGTTTTCCCTTCCAAGAAAATCTAGTTGAACTTTCTTTGCCCCGGCAATCTtgctctctccctctccctctctgtAACTCTGAATATCCAACTTGCTCccctaagaaaatgaaaaaaatcccCCTGTGACTCTTCAAAAATATCTCACCTCCCCCGACTTTCCTCTCAAACTCTCGTCTCAGAAAACCAGTCTGCTCCCTTGTCTCTCAAACTTTTTTTCCAAGTTAAAAGAAATAGTCTTCTCAAAAATctcttcccaaaaaaaaaaaccacaaaagcACCACCATCTGCTTAACAGCCTCCTGCACTGAATAACAGAATACGCTCTCTTCTGAATCTCCCTTTACAGGTGTCACTTTTCCATTGCCTTCTCAACCCACTAACCTG contains the following coding sequences:
- the LOC109121963 gene encoding uncharacterized protein LOC109121963, with the protein product MGVKPLPSLREAFSEVRREESRKNLMMGSHQQLNMAESSALKTQFAPFDNRQKIKGGRPWCDHCRKPGHSRETCWKIHGKLVDWKPCQPLEKEGRGNHVATDEQSPQPEASPFNKEQMEMLQKLLSPLLSVQSQTGSSSNQVIGSGTLAHKGFGFGEDDWQC